The following coding sequences lie in one Euhalothece natronophila Z-M001 genomic window:
- the ctpA gene encoding carboxyl-terminal processing protease CtpA: MSKRNFWQKLLTAIAVIGLVWFSWTGNANAYYSEEEKLFLQAWRTVNQAYVDETFNDQNWWFVRQRFLDKGFSDREATYQAIEEMLASLDDPFTRLLRPQQYRSLQVNTSGELSGVGLQININSKTKQLEVVTPIDGSPAEKAGIEPRDQILAIDGVSTKNLSLDEAASRMRGKEGTHVKLTVESSESGQQREVDIVRDRISLSPVYASLDDSNPDYPLGYIRLAQFSANATDEIANQVSDLEQQGAQGFILDLRNNPGGLLQAGIEVARLWLDNGTVVYTVNRQGLIGSYGAKDGAITDAPLVVLVNEGSASASEILAGALQDNHRATIVGETTFGKGLIQSLFELPDDAGIAVTVAKYETPSHRDINQAGIEPDYKVSQSLIPFSQMGTEEDQQYQEAVKLLQEETMVAQN, encoded by the coding sequence ATGAGTAAACGTAATTTTTGGCAAAAACTTTTAACAGCGATCGCAGTTATCGGGTTAGTTTGGTTCAGTTGGACAGGTAATGCCAATGCCTATTATAGCGAAGAGGAGAAACTTTTTCTGCAAGCATGGCGTACCGTTAATCAAGCGTATGTGGATGAAACCTTTAATGATCAAAACTGGTGGTTTGTTAGACAACGCTTTCTAGATAAAGGCTTTTCAGATCGAGAGGCAACCTATCAAGCCATTGAAGAAATGTTAGCGAGCCTTGATGACCCCTTTACTCGCCTACTACGACCCCAGCAGTATCGTAGCCTACAAGTCAACACTTCAGGAGAACTATCTGGGGTAGGGTTACAAATTAATATTAATTCTAAAACCAAACAGTTAGAAGTGGTTACCCCCATTGATGGATCGCCCGCAGAAAAAGCAGGGATTGAACCACGCGATCAGATTTTAGCCATTGATGGGGTTAGTACCAAAAATCTTTCTCTCGATGAGGCAGCCTCTCGGATGCGAGGAAAAGAAGGCACTCATGTGAAACTGACGGTAGAATCCTCAGAAAGTGGACAACAGCGAGAAGTGGATATTGTACGCGATCGTATTTCCCTAAGTCCAGTATATGCCAGTCTTGATGACAGTAACCCTGACTATCCCCTGGGCTATATTCGCCTTGCCCAATTTAGTGCCAATGCTACAGATGAAATTGCTAATCAGGTATCTGATCTCGAACAGCAGGGCGCACAAGGATTTATCCTCGATTTACGCAATAATCCTGGGGGGTTACTACAAGCGGGAATTGAAGTGGCTCGTTTGTGGTTAGATAATGGTACAGTGGTTTATACCGTCAACCGTCAAGGCCTCATTGGCAGTTACGGGGCAAAAGACGGCGCAATTACTGATGCCCCCCTCGTGGTGTTAGTTAATGAAGGCAGTGCCAGTGCTAGCGAGATTTTAGCAGGGGCTTTACAAGATAATCATCGTGCCACCATTGTGGGAGAAACCACGTTTGGTAAAGGCTTGATTCAATCTTTATTTGAGTTACCCGACGACGCTGGGATTGCCGTAACAGTTGCCAAATACGAAACCCCAAGCCATCGGGATATTAATCAAGCAGGCATTGAACCTGATTATAAGGTGTCTCAATCGTTGATCCCATTCTCACAAATGGGAACAGAGGAAGATCAGCAATATCAAGAAGCGGTAAAATTACTCCAAGAGGAAACAATGGTCGCTCAAAATTAG
- a CDS encoding ABC transporter permease has translation MKYWRETLAVARRILIELGRRKRSLIFWAIFPITILLLNGFILAERANLSTEEAFTNAAPVTLVGAALFFSCLGGSVATVVSEREQQTLKRLFLSPLSGLSYFLGIFVAHACIGFGQGILVYLVAAFFGVEIEQYVFLGLFIILMSIAAYVGLGFILGTQLARRTEDVNALVAAFGVPLLILGGTFLPAALFPDELLDIAEFNPIFHMNEALLGIWAEEKTLEEIQSHFIFLMIFSVLMIGGGWLSYQGMLRRERRL, from the coding sequence ATGAAATACTGGCGCGAGACTCTAGCAGTAGCCCGACGCATCTTAATAGAGTTAGGGCGACGAAAACGTAGTTTAATATTTTGGGCGATTTTCCCGATTACCATTTTGCTACTTAACGGCTTTATTTTGGCAGAACGAGCGAATTTGTCAACCGAGGAAGCCTTTACCAATGCCGCTCCTGTTACCTTAGTTGGAGCCGCTCTTTTTTTTAGTTGCTTAGGGGGAAGTGTCGCCACAGTGGTTTCTGAGAGAGAACAACAAACGCTCAAACGGTTATTTTTATCACCCCTGAGTGGGTTATCCTACTTTTTAGGCATTTTTGTGGCTCATGCTTGTATTGGTTTTGGTCAAGGGATTTTAGTCTATTTAGTCGCTGCATTTTTCGGAGTTGAAATTGAGCAATATGTATTTCTTGGGTTATTTATTATTTTAATGAGTATTGCTGCGTATGTGGGATTAGGCTTTATTTTAGGCACGCAGTTAGCCCGTCGTACAGAGGATGTGAATGCGTTGGTGGCGGCGTTTGGGGTTCCTTTGTTAATTTTAGGCGGAACGTTTCTCCCGGCGGCGTTATTTCCTGATGAGTTACTAGATATTGCTGAGTTTAATCCGATTTTTCACATGAATGAGGCGTTATTGGGCATTTGGGCGGAGGAAAAAACTTTAGAGGAAATTCAGTCTCATTTTATATTTTTAATGATTTTTAGTGTCTTAATGATTGGCGGTGGCTGGCTATCTTATCAGGGAATGTTACGACGAGAAAGGAGGTTATAA
- a CDS encoding glycosyltransferase family protein, whose translation MSETDVVDVLILSNGPGELSTWVRPVVAALQSHQSPQLRIRISVVLSPCPHATGQEVKLAQSIPGVTRVQGPQAFFPFLLWGKTVDHWNWHKQGIVLFLGGDQFFPVVIGKRLGYPVVIYAEWETRWHAWVDRFAVMNADLIPKAPQLHRHKFTIVGDIMADSQIALNQQTAPLPLGIGAELIGLLPGSKPAKLMQGVPLMIAIAQSLHTQRPQTEFIIPVAPTLDLKTLAKYARAKHNPLVKELGGMSAKLVTPEEELPYLETKTGLKIKLWTQSPAYDVLAQCSLCFTTVGANTAELGALAIPMVVLLPTYQLDAMRAWDGLPGVLVNLPLVGSGFARVINWFVSRQKRLFAWPNIWAKEEVVPELVGKLQPDAVAEIALNWLEHPDKRLAIRSRLQQIRGKPGASKKIASILLEQLQATKP comes from the coding sequence ATGTCAGAGACGGATGTTGTTGACGTTCTCATCCTCAGTAATGGGCCAGGGGAACTTTCCACATGGGTACGCCCAGTGGTGGCAGCATTGCAGTCTCATCAATCTCCACAACTGAGAATTAGAATTTCTGTCGTGTTATCCCCCTGTCCTCACGCTACAGGTCAGGAGGTGAAGCTCGCTCAGTCAATTCCAGGTGTGACAAGGGTACAGGGGCCACAAGCCTTTTTTCCTTTTCTCCTTTGGGGGAAAACTGTCGATCACTGGAACTGGCATAAGCAAGGCATCGTCTTATTCTTAGGGGGAGATCAGTTTTTCCCAGTTGTAATCGGTAAACGGCTGGGATATCCCGTCGTCATCTACGCAGAGTGGGAGACACGCTGGCATGCCTGGGTGGATCGCTTTGCAGTAATGAACGCCGACTTAATCCCAAAAGCTCCTCAATTACATCGCCACAAATTTACTATCGTCGGTGATATCATGGCAGATTCTCAAATTGCTCTCAACCAACAAACCGCCCCCCTCCCCCTTGGCATTGGGGCAGAATTAATCGGGCTTTTACCTGGCTCGAAACCTGCCAAACTAATGCAGGGAGTGCCTTTAATGATCGCGATCGCGCAATCTCTCCATACTCAGCGCCCACAAACTGAGTTTATCATTCCCGTTGCACCCACCCTTGATCTAAAAACCCTCGCTAAATATGCCAGGGCAAAACATAATCCCCTAGTCAAGGAATTAGGGGGAATGAGTGCTAAGTTAGTGACTCCTGAAGAGGAATTACCCTATCTTGAAACCAAAACAGGATTAAAAATCAAGCTCTGGACACAATCTCCTGCTTATGATGTTCTCGCCCAATGCTCTCTCTGTTTTACTACTGTGGGGGCAAATACCGCCGAATTAGGGGCTTTAGCAATTCCGATGGTGGTACTACTCCCCACTTACCAATTAGATGCTATGCGAGCTTGGGATGGGCTTCCGGGAGTGCTAGTCAATCTACCGCTAGTCGGGAGTGGGTTTGCTAGAGTCATTAACTGGTTTGTTTCTCGACAAAAACGCCTGTTTGCTTGGCCCAATATTTGGGCAAAAGAGGAAGTTGTCCCTGAATTAGTGGGAAAATTACAGCCAGATGCTGTTGCTGAAATTGCTTTGAACTGGCTGGAACATCCCGATAAACGGCTAGCCATTCGATCGCGCTTACAACAGATTCGCGGTAAACCGGGTGCCTCGAAAAAAATTGCGTCTATTTTACTGGAACAACTTCAAGCAACCAAGCCCTAA
- a CDS encoding FAD-dependent oxidoreductase: protein MDHRQSSNFPWLSSISRRKVLQLLGIGIATGAIGYSRIAKPEPAIAQTTNLTLPTQLQDKKSVTVVGAGLAGLACAYELSQRGFNVTLLEKSPQLGGKIASWDIQVGDETFRMEHGFHGFFPQYYNFNRLMEELNIRDNLHSLEYYSVVFRDGEYNPEVFRPNHSAFPWNIVDLAISSSNLFRWGINLTDPKHWEVFREIGGFNIPDSFQRLDQMAVSDWVEGSFPQGLYDLYFLPFAKSSLNAPDKLSVGELMQFFHFYFFGNPEGLAFYGTNDDMGTSIVNPIAEAIKSNGGRIIPEAEVTQIQCQDGNIKNLTYQQGTNQPQAPFWVNKNPHLSDQQVAYYGAGDQVYTPIDNENEAISLSCTHQGCTVKRQADGQFLCPCHGSLFASDGTVLSGPAKQNLPRLQIVQKQEDAVQLVGMDTSEEIQGETISSDYFVFATDVPGVKHLFSLAEGDVSAEQREKIEELAIADPFAVARFWFDRDFTWEHSYFASLSGYALTDSICLYHRIQEEYIAWSEKTGGSVVELHAYCYKETDFPDQKTLLSTFEQELYEIVPELAQATLLHQQLVNQKNFSGYPPGSYENRPETETVMANLFFAGDWVKMPFPCGLMERAVSSGFLAANAILSKQGLQQRKLLSVKPKGIFTI from the coding sequence ATGGATCACCGTCAATCATCTAACTTTCCTTGGCTTTCGTCAATTTCTCGCCGTAAAGTCTTACAACTGCTTGGCATCGGAATTGCTACCGGTGCAATTGGGTATTCTCGCATTGCAAAACCAGAACCCGCGATCGCGCAAACCACAAACCTAACCCTTCCCACCCAACTGCAAGACAAAAAAAGTGTCACTGTCGTCGGTGCAGGATTAGCAGGATTAGCCTGTGCCTACGAACTAAGCCAGCGCGGATTTAATGTTACCTTACTAGAAAAATCACCGCAACTCGGAGGGAAAATTGCCAGTTGGGATATCCAAGTGGGAGACGAAACCTTCCGCATGGAACATGGCTTTCACGGCTTTTTTCCCCAGTATTACAACTTTAACCGCCTAATGGAAGAATTAAATATTCGGGATAATCTTCACTCCCTAGAATATTATTCAGTTGTCTTCCGTGATGGCGAGTATAACCCCGAAGTTTTCCGTCCCAACCATTCTGCCTTTCCTTGGAATATTGTCGATTTAGCCATTTCCTCCTCCAACCTTTTCCGTTGGGGAATTAATCTCACCGATCCCAAACATTGGGAAGTTTTTCGGGAAATTGGCGGTTTTAATATCCCCGACAGTTTTCAACGTCTTGATCAGATGGCTGTTTCAGACTGGGTAGAAGGGAGTTTCCCCCAAGGCTTATATGATCTCTATTTCCTTCCCTTTGCTAAATCAAGTCTCAACGCCCCAGATAAACTGAGTGTTGGGGAATTAATGCAATTTTTCCATTTCTACTTTTTTGGTAATCCCGAAGGGCTTGCGTTTTATGGAACTAACGATGATATGGGAACCAGCATAGTTAACCCCATCGCTGAGGCAATTAAAAGCAATGGGGGAAGGATTATTCCCGAAGCCGAAGTGACTCAAATTCAATGTCAAGACGGAAATATTAAAAACCTAACCTATCAACAAGGAACTAACCAACCACAAGCCCCCTTTTGGGTTAATAAAAATCCCCATCTCAGTGATCAGCAAGTGGCTTATTATGGTGCAGGCGATCAGGTTTACACCCCTATCGATAATGAAAACGAAGCCATTTCCTTAAGTTGTACTCATCAAGGTTGCACTGTGAAACGACAAGCGGATGGGCAATTTCTGTGTCCTTGTCATGGCTCATTATTTGCTAGTGATGGCACCGTTTTAAGTGGCCCCGCCAAGCAAAATTTACCCCGTTTACAAATTGTGCAAAAACAAGAAGATGCTGTGCAATTAGTCGGAATGGACACTTCCGAGGAGATACAGGGAGAAACAATCAGCAGTGATTATTTTGTATTTGCAACGGATGTTCCGGGAGTTAAACATTTATTTTCTCTCGCAGAAGGAGACGTATCCGCAGAACAAAGAGAAAAAATTGAAGAATTAGCCATTGCTGATCCTTTTGCTGTAGCAAGATTCTGGTTTGATCGTGATTTTACTTGGGAACATAGTTACTTTGCTTCCCTTTCTGGCTATGCCCTCACTGATAGCATTTGTCTTTATCACCGCATTCAAGAAGAATATATTGCTTGGAGCGAAAAAACAGGGGGAAGTGTGGTTGAACTTCACGCCTACTGCTACAAAGAAACCGACTTTCCAGACCAGAAAACCCTGTTAAGTACCTTTGAACAAGAACTGTATGAAATTGTTCCTGAATTAGCACAAGCAACGCTATTACATCAGCAATTAGTCAATCAAAAGAATTTTTCAGGCTATCCCCCCGGTAGTTACGAAAACCGTCCTGAAACAGAAACCGTTATGGCAAATCTCTTTTTTGCAGGAGACTGGGTAAAAATGCCCTTTCCCTGTGGCTTAATGGAACGGGCCGTGAGTAGTGGCTTTTTGGCTGCGAATGCGATCTTAAGCAAGCAAGGGCTACAGCAGCGGAAATTATTATCGGTGAAACCAAAAGGGATTTTCACTATTTAA
- a CDS encoding ABC transporter ATP-binding protein gives MLKIEGLCKNYGEATVLDNLGLTAFPQQVYGLLGPNGAGKTTTINILCNLLERDRGTIEFKQQPISEKTKSIIGIAPQENLLYKSLSCEENLQFYAQLYGLSRQQQKEQVQWCLEAVQLRDRAKSVVTDLSGGMQRRLNIAVALVHKPELVVLDEPTTGLDIETRYEIWALINQLREAGMTILLTTHLLDEAEKLCQRIGILKKGKIIAEGSLDHLKETIPAAEIIIIQTSEEEQAIERGKELGYTPRHYGNNLAFWLPESKELKAIIEEFADIPIQSLTREAVNLEHIYLEMMNH, from the coding sequence GTGTTAAAAATTGAGGGTCTTTGTAAGAATTACGGGGAAGCTACGGTTTTAGATAATCTTGGCTTAACGGCTTTTCCACAGCAAGTTTATGGGTTATTGGGGCCAAATGGGGCAGGGAAAACTACGACAATTAATATTTTGTGTAATCTCTTAGAGCGCGATCGCGGCACGATTGAATTTAAGCAGCAACCCATATCAGAAAAAACAAAATCTATTATTGGCATTGCCCCCCAAGAAAATTTACTTTATAAAAGTCTCAGTTGCGAAGAAAATTTACAGTTTTATGCTCAATTATATGGGCTAAGTCGTCAACAACAAAAGGAACAAGTCCAATGGTGTTTAGAGGCAGTTCAATTGCGCGATCGCGCTAAGAGTGTGGTCACTGATTTAAGTGGGGGAATGCAACGACGCTTAAATATCGCAGTTGCGCTAGTTCACAAACCAGAATTAGTTGTTTTAGATGAACCCACCACAGGATTAGATATTGAAACCCGTTACGAAATTTGGGCATTAATTAACCAGTTACGAGAAGCTGGAATGACGATTTTATTAACCACACATTTATTAGACGAAGCGGAAAAACTCTGTCAACGCATCGGCATTCTCAAAAAGGGAAAAATTATTGCTGAGGGGAGTTTAGACCACTTAAAAGAAACAATACCAGCCGCCGAAATTATCATCATTCAAACCTCAGAAGAAGAACAAGCCATTGAACGGGGAAAAGAATTAGGTTATACGCCTCGCCATTATGGAAATAATCTTGCCTTTTGGTTGCCTGAGTCAAAAGAATTAAAAGCCATTATCGAGGAATTTGCTGATATTCCTATTCAGTCACTCACTCGGGAAGCAGTTAATTTAGAACATATCTATCTGGAAATGATGAATCATTAG